ccttgtggaacagagcttttcaccgtagctgcctcggactttactctgttgacgactactctctgtgttctgttagtgaggaaattatagatccatcgaccgacttttcctgttattcctttagcacgcattttgtgcgctattacgccatggtcacactcgaaggcttttgcaaagtctgtatatattacatctgcattctttttatcttctagtgcatttaggaccttgtcgtagtgatccaatagttgagacagacaggagcgacctgttctaaacccatgttgccctgggttgtgtaactgatgggtttctagatgggtggtgatcttgcttcttaggacccttttaaagatttttatgatatgggatgttagtgctatcggtctgtagttctttgctgttgctttactgccccctttgtggagtggggctatgtctgttgtttttagtaactgtgggacgacccccgtgtccatgctccctctccataggatggaaaaggctcgtgataggggcttcttgcagttcttgatgaacacggagttccatgagtctggccctggggcagagtgcatgggcatgtcatttatcgcctgttcgaagtcatttggcgtcaggataacatcggataggcttgtgttaaccaaattttgtggttctctcataaaaaattcattttgaacttcgactctcagtctggttagcggcttgctaaaaactgagtcatattgggacttgagtagctcactcatttccttgctgtcatctgtgtaggacccatcttgtttaagtaggggcccaatactggacgttgttctcgactttgatttggcataggagaagaaatactttgggtttctttcgatttcatttatggcttttagttcttcccgcgattcctgactcctataagattcctttagcttgagttcgatgcttgctatttctctgaccagtgtctccctacgcatttcagatatattgacctcttttagccgctctgttattcttttccgtcgcctgtaaagggagcgcctgtctctttctattttacatctactcctactttttcttagaggaataagccttgtgcatacatcgagtgccaccaagttaatctgttctaggcataagttggggtctgtgttgcttagtatatcttcccagcttatttcggttaggacttggtttacttggtcccactttatgtttttgttattgaagctgaatttggtgaatgctccctcgtgactagtctcattatgtcggtctggggctccacgcatacatgtttgaacctcaattatgttgtgatctgagtatattgtttttgatatggtgacatttcttatcagatcatcattgttagtgaagatgaggtctagtgtattctccagtctagcaggctctattatttgctggtttaaattgaattttgtgcagagatttaaaagctcgtgtgtgtgagttttcatcagagctgcctcctggtgttattactgcaacaatattatttgctatattcctccattttaggtgccttaagttgaaatcccccaggagcatgatgttgggtgcaggagctggaagattttccagacagtggtcaatttttaacagctgttcctggaattgctgggatgttgcatccggaggcttgtagactaccacaattactaggttttggttctcgacctttactgctaaaacttccactacatcatttgaggcatttagcagttctttgcaaacaagtgactctgcaatgtacaggccaacccccccccctttttgcctgttcactctgtcacatctgtataggttgtaacctgggatccatatttcgttgtccaagtgatcctttatgtgggtctcagtgaaaccCGCGAACATTgactttgcctctgcaagcagtccacggatgaaaggtattttgttgtttgttgctggctttagaccctgtatatttttaaagaagaatgtcatcggactggtggtattgttggtactgggggggggatttttttccggcattagtatctgtatctgtatcAATGGAAATTTTGTCCTaggtacatgtcgattagacactaggcctggtgtgtgtgtgtgtgtgtgtgtgtgtgtgtgtgtgtgtgtgtcagctggaAGGTGTGGCCATTGTTTACCTGGACGTCCTACTGTGCGCGGAATTCATACAAATTGTTGTATTTGTTGTTAACATTAACGATTTGTTGTCTCTGTGGTGCAAGGCCGCAGCTTGTACAGTGTCCATCAAAGCTTCTAACTGAAGCTTcttagctgttttaacttttaaggtttaaataattaGATATTGCAatgaacccaatggaaataagtctgactcttttgggttatcccgagcaatttacacatatgtatttacttatatatgataatttatgtaactgtatttatgtgtacctgtacataaaTAACCTTACTAACCGTAAAGAAACATTAGTTTAATAAGCTTCGCCTTTCAGGGAAAGTTTTCTCACCCTCGCAGGACGCGAGGAAGAAAACGCTTCAAGGTAAACTTAGACATTAAAGTTTACCATCAACACGCACTTGGGAGAGGAAACctctgacgacgtttcgctccaccTTGGAGCATTTATCATGTCATAAATTTCCTCTCTTAAATGCGTGTTGCTGGCgatttgttccagccatggaATTGCGGCTTTTTATTCTTTAAACATTAAATTTTCATTCCTAAAGTCAGAGTTAATTGCAaatcaagcaatttgtaatccaCTGTTGACGGGAAACACTGTCAGGATAACAAGAGGTATTTTTCTGCCCTTGCCTCAAGCTGCGCCACGAAAGTGAAAACCAAAATAAAACATTCGAAATTGGTGACATACGTCAGAGCAGCGATTACGACCACCGCCCTCCCCTACAGGTTGGTCAAGGCAAGACCTGGCTTCAGGCGCCTTTCCTGAATACTTTCGAACAGTCTTTGGTAACTCGTCACGGTGTTTGTGGATAcatgttggagggagagagagagaggaagagttcaTGTTGTTGCTTCTCTCCTTGGAATGAAAGATTTGCCCTTTATGATTATTTTCCCATGACCATTGGAAAGACTTTATTTCGAACAGGAGGGACAAGGAGGGACACTAGACAAGGatcaggagggaagagaaggaacgcAACACAAGGatcaggagggaagagaaggaacgcAACACAAGGatcaggagggaagagaaggaacgcAACACAAGGatcaggagggaagagaaggaacgcAACACAAGGatcaggagggaagagaaggaacgcAACACAAGGatcaggagggaagagaaggaacgcAACACAAGGatcaggagggaagagaaggaacgcAACACAAGGatcaggagggaagagaaggaacgcAACACAAGGatcaggagggaagaggagcggaTAATCTTAAAATGAAATAGCAACAAAAACGATCCAAgggtggtagcgcactcagctaacattgaggtccgtggttcgatccccggtacgggtggaagcactggagcgtgtttccttaagacacctgctatctctgttcacctagtagtcaaTAGgtactgatgtgggtcgcatcctggggacaatatTAACCTtatttgcccgaaattctcttcataaccaggggcttttatatagtatgtcattgatgtcagctatggtctgtataagttgtatcatatacttgtagaaataaagattattattactgacactactactactactattatagtCCCGTTGGAAAGTTGACCATAGTGAAGCACCAAGTACAAAAACTGAGAGGTGTGGGAAACCTCACGGGAAACCACGAGGAAATGCAAGATAAACTCAGCAGGAGATAAGTAAAATAAACTCAGTAGGTAATTAGTAAAATAAACCCAGCAGGAGATTAGTAAGATAAATTCATCTGGAGATTTGCCAGATAAACTCAGTAGGAAATGTGAAAACTTCTACGAGAGAGGAGAATCCTCGATACCTGAATGAGAACGAGAAGCTCTCAGCAAACTTCCTCTCTAACCCAGGTTAGAGAAGAAGTTTTAATTAAACGACTCTCGGGTCCGTCATGGACAATTACCGAATCGCGAATGACAGAACTGAAGTCAGAAAACGTTTAAGGTGAAGAGGTGAGGAGAAATGCAGGTGAAGAGTGAATAGGAAGGTCAAAAAGGATTCAACTAGAACATTTAAAAAACATCACATAGTTCTATTATTGTAATGCTATTATTGAAGGGTTATTACTGTAGGGTTGTTAATGTAGTGCTATTACTGTATTAGCTACTGAATATCAAATAAAGTTGTTGTAAAATAATAGAAATGGTCGAGGAAGTAAAGACACCATAAATAATGTACCTAATAGGTGGTAATCTGTGTGCTATTATTACACCAAGTCTATACCCACAAGCACAGGTTTGCAACCCATAATCAGATGAAGTGAGAAAGAGGGGTCAcccaaaatactcagaggaatagACAAGGAAGAAAGAAATGGATTTGTCAACACGTTAGGAGCTAGAATGAGGAAACACCGATGGAAAGTGAATTTCCAAATGATCCGTAGAAATGTTAGGAAACTCATACAGTGAGATTGTTGTTCAGAAGTGGAACAGATTGGAGAACGATATAGAAGATACAGATATAATACactgaataaaaaaatatattttgtctttaaataaaatcttTAAATAAAATCTTTGTTTGTGGGAATGGAACATTCCCACAAACAAGTAATATTACAACCAAGTAATTACATAAACATACGTACTGGAGACTTTCCGACCAGCCTGATGTCTGATTGCTTAAGTTTGAAGACCGAAAGTTGTTTTGTGGCCGAGGCATGAGTGAGCAGATTTACTAATCAGTTAGAGTTAAATCTCCAACAAAAGGAATTGGCAAATCAAACGAAGAATTAGTCAAGAGATACAAGGGAGTAAACGCATATAGTATAAATAACTAGGTTCCATTGAATAGTGGATTCATTCCTAAAAATCTGTCAGCATTTTCAGATGTGATCTTTCTGACATTATAGCTTCATATGATGGCAATATCAAGACATCAGATTTTGGTATTCGGACATAAGTGATTTGCATCCTGCCATCTCACTTGTCGAAGAGAATGTCACTCATTCCATCATATGTATCCTACGCTGCTGTCCCAGAAGAGAGCTTACTTGGATTAGCCATTTGGAAGGCAATATCTTGCTGCTTTGGGATAGTAAAGTTTTCATTTAATTATGAAATAAATACGAATGATTATCCATGAAGCCATTTCCTTCATCTTCTGCCAGAGCTGCTGGACTGCAGAAGCTTCAGGAGACCACAGTAAGATCTTCATTCTACTCATCCCTATACGGGTGAACTTGTGGCGACTCTACGAGAACTTTCACCTCTACAGCGTCAAGGTGTTATTCTTCTATTTTAAGAACAAGGGCGCCATGTGCCAGTGAGCCAGTATATAAGGCTGTTGAGGCTGGGAGTGCCACAGTTCCATTCCTTCCTCAAGTTACTTCAACATGGCTCTCAGGTTTGTGGTAAGTAACTGAGCAACGTTTGCTTAATGCTATTGCTGATAATGTAAAAATAGCATAAGAAAAAATATGAGAAAACCAATATTGATATCTAAGCTAAAAATGCATTTAAAAACCTTTTGAGTAAATACTAACAAATGTTGTTTTACAGGTGTCGTTGGCCTTGGTAGCCATGATTGTTGGTGAACATGTGAATCCGTATTCCATACCATCCGAATACACTCCTCGTCCAACCTATCCCACACGACCTCCATATAAGCCACAGCCTACCTATCGCCCAAAACCTACCTATCGTCCAAAGCCTACCTATACTCCTAGGCCTACCTATCCCCCAAAGCCAACTTACACTCCAAAGCCTACCTATACTCCTAGGCCTACCTATCCCCCACAGCCTACCTATGGTCACCCAACTCCCACCTATGGTCCCCCACCAGCTTACGGACACCAGCCTGTAAAACCATCctgtgctgctgccaccaccaagaCCTGGTGCCTGGAAGACAAGGAGTACCCCAGCTACGAGCTCCAGGCAGCTGCTCACCAACACAAGGATAAGCTTCTTACTCTCTACGCTGACGTGGCCGAACTGGACACAGCACATTCCGTTGATGGTCTCAAGACCCACTACGATGAGACGTACCTCTGTCCCTCAGAGACCCAATATGTGAGACCTCTGCGAGCCCAGAACACTGATGGTAAATGGCGCGTCATCGTCAACAACATTAAAGTAGATTACCTGACTCTCACCCAGACAACCCGCATTGAGGAGTGCCTCAACCCCGGCCACGCCTGCCCTCTGGTGCCCGTGTGCTACGAATCTAAGTGCCTGCAGAAGTTCATTTACCACCGCTTCCTCGTCTACGATCCCTATGATCAGTACTTCCCCTTCGCCATCGAGACCTTCAAGCTGCCCGCCAGTTGCGACTGTCTTCTAGGCGCCTTCAACCTCTACCACTAAGACCACCACCGCAAATGTCTCACTGGGCGCCTTCAGTATATGCAAAGAAGGCAAGGAATCACAAATCTCTCGCCACATAGGGAAAAAAAATCTTATCTAGAATCCTTAAAAAATATATGTAACCCTTAGTCTTTCATTGTGTGTGATGTAAGACGAGGAGCGAGTGATTCCTGCAGCAACAAGAACACTGCTGCGGCAGGAACCAGAGTCCCCTGTATGACTTAGTCATCAATAAGTTAAACGAAGAAAGCAGTTCTCTAGTCATCTCATTGTGTACTATGTACGATATATGTGTGCAAAAATGATTAATATAATACATATTTTTAGCTTCTAGAatggagtattattattattattattactactattataatcataactaagcgctaaacccacaagggtcatatagcgctGCTAGAATGGAGTAAACTAATAAATCATTAAGCATAGCACACTTATCAATATCCTCAAGGTAACACAGTCATCAGGTAATTTATCTGCTCACAAAAATGTGTCCGTAATATGTATAAGTAACTGAGAGTAAACAAAATAATTAGGTATCTATTTTCTTGTTTTCCTTTCTCCTTGCTTTTGTTTACATCTTGAGAACGACTCATCCGACCGGGTTCAACTTTACAACACTGGTTCACTTGTACAGGAAAAGGGTTCATGCATTTATTGAAGTGCGCAGGTATCCTGTTATCAGTTTTATATAGGTTATTCCAAGCTTTCTGGAATGGGTTCAATGGCTTTTAAAAGCCTCTTCTCATTCGCTTCAGTCATTCCAACTTGTGTATCGTACCCAGCCGTCGGTGTGTGGAATTATTTCCCCCCACGAATC
This genomic stretch from Cherax quadricarinatus isolate ZL_2023a chromosome 22, ASM3850222v1, whole genome shotgun sequence harbors:
- the LOC128689644 gene encoding neurotrophin 1-like, whose protein sequence is MALRFVVSLALVAMIVGEHVNPYSIPSEYTPRPTYPTRPPYKPQPTYRPKPTYRPKPTYTPRPTYPPKPTYTPKPTYTPRPTYPPQPTYGHPTPTYGPPPAYGHQPVKPSCAAATTKTWCLEDKEYPSYELQAAAHQHKDKLLTLYADVAELDTAHSVDGLKTHYDETYLCPSETQYVRPLRAQNTDGKWRVIVNNIKVDYLTLTQTTRIEECLNPGHACPLVPVCYESKCLQKFIYHRFLVYDPYDQYFPFAIETFKLPASCDCLLGAFNLYH